In Methanolobus chelungpuianus, a genomic segment contains:
- a CDS encoding deoxyhypusine synthase, with translation MEHHSPEEKLQNPIKQARITEGMDVDSLVQAMCGCAFGAGKLADAVDIYHEMLAGGSTSFFGLAGAMVPAGMRGIVADLIRDGYIDVLVTTGANMVHEIVESMGLHHYKGCAQCDDIELKHEEINRIYDVYLPEPYFVDFEERMQAIFADMGSEPISIRQMMTHIGNHIDDKDSILRTAADMNVPVFCPAIQDSMIGLQAWLYKQKNPLKVDAFEDMREIIDLCYEAKRPGALLIGGGVPKNYIFQSMLITHQEFEYAIQLTMDTPETGGLSGATLDEARSWGKVSETARSVTVHSDATITLPILVAAARTRLAKEQGQD, from the coding sequence ATGGAACATCATTCACCTGAGGAAAAACTCCAGAACCCGATAAAGCAGGCAAGGATCACAGAGGGCATGGATGTTGACTCGCTTGTCCAGGCAATGTGCGGATGCGCCTTCGGTGCAGGAAAGCTGGCTGACGCTGTGGACATATACCACGAGATGCTGGCCGGGGGTTCCACGAGCTTCTTCGGGCTTGCAGGAGCCATGGTACCGGCGGGCATGAGAGGCATCGTGGCTGACCTTATCAGGGACGGCTACATAGACGTGCTTGTGACCACAGGAGCCAACATGGTGCATGAGATCGTGGAATCCATGGGGCTTCACCACTATAAGGGATGCGCCCAATGCGACGATATAGAGCTCAAGCACGAGGAGATCAACAGGATATATGACGTTTACCTTCCCGAGCCATACTTTGTGGATTTTGAGGAAAGGATGCAGGCAATCTTCGCCGACATGGGCAGCGAACCTATTTCCATCAGGCAGATGATGACCCATATAGGCAACCATATTGATGACAAGGACTCCATTCTCAGAACTGCGGCGGACATGAACGTGCCCGTGTTCTGCCCGGCCATCCAGGATTCCATGATCGGGCTGCAGGCCTGGCTCTACAAGCAGAAGAATCCCCTGAAGGTCGACGCCTTCGAGGATATGAGGGAGATAATCGACCTGTGCTACGAGGCTAAGAGACCCGGCGCACTGCTCATTGGCGGCGGCGTTCCCAAGAACTACATCTTCCAGTCCATGCTCATCACCCACCAGGAGTTCGAATATGCCATCCAGCTGACCATGGACACGCCGGAGACCGGCGGCCTGAGCGGAGCCACCCTCGACGAAGCGCGTTCGTGGGGCAAGGTAAGCGAGACTGCACGTTCGGTCACAGTACACTCCGATGCCACGATAACCCTGCCAATACTGGTTGCGGCTGCAAGGACAAGGCTGGCAAAGGAACAGGGACAGGACTAA